The genomic segment ATACGTGTGGAACTTGTCTGCTCCCCATAGTATAGCTAACAACTCTCTTTCAATGTTAGCATATCTCTGCTCACAAGACGACAAAGTCTTTGAACCAAAGGCAATCGGCTTACCCTCTTGGATGATGACTGCACCAAGGCCAGTGCTACTCGCATCTACATTCAGAATGGTCTGTTTGTGATTGTCAAAATAGGCCAACACTGGTGCATGGGTGATCACAGCTTTGAGCTTCTCGAATGCCTCTTGTTGAGGCTTCTCCCAGGTGAAAACTGCTACTTGCTGGGTCAGCTGGGAGATTGGGCCTTGCAGATCAGCTTTGTGTTCAATGAACTTGTCCAAGTAGTTGATTGTTCCTAAGAATCGCTGCACGCCATCTTTGTCTGATGGGGGTGGCATCTCACTAATTGCACGCACTTTCTCAGGATCTGGTTTCAAACCCTCGGATGTGAACACATGTCCGACATAGCTTACTTCTGGAACTCGAAGCTTGATCTTCTTTGGATTAAATTTCAGGCCCACCTCTCTGCTTCTTTCAAGTACTGCTATCATCTTCCTATCAACATCACTTATATCTTTTCCATGGATTAAAAAATCATCAACAATTATTTCAACTGCAACTCCAGCGAAGAGCCTGTCCATCTCTCGTTGGTATATCTCAGGAGCAGATGAAATTCCAAATGGCAGCCGTGTAAATCTATACCGTCCCCAAGGTGTGTTGAATGTCAGAAGTTTCGAGCTTTCCTCATCTACCTCCACCTGCCAGTATCCACTGCATGCATCCAGTGTGGTGAACATTGTAGCTCCAGAAAGGCGATTGGCAACTTGCTCAACAGTGACCATGGGGTAGTGTGGCCTCTTGAGGGCCTTATTCAGATCCCTGGGATCGATGCAGATACGGACACTGTCTTTAGATGGTGGGTTGGCTCTGTCCTTCTCTTTTCGTTTGTCAACAACCAACATTGAAGACACCCACGGTGTGTGCTTTTCTTCTTTAACGATAATCCCATCTTGTTCCATCTCTTGGAGTTTTTCTCTTGTCGGTTCAAGCAGGGATATGGGGATCTTCCTAGGGGGGTGGACTACTGCAGGCACTGATGGATCTATCTCTAGGTGTACCTTGTTTGGCAGTCTTCCCGGTTTGTTACTAAAACAATCTTGGTACTGGGATAGAACCGGATCTTCTACCAACAATTCTGCATTCGGCTTGTTGCCATTCCCTTGTGTGGTCTCCTCAGCCAGTCTTTCTGGTGTGTCTATCAGTCTGTTGTTCTCAGCCATGCTGACTGACGCTTTTAAAGATGATGAGGTAGGCATCGGCATCAAGTATCGTTTCGATGGCTCTGTGTTCAATCTCAGGAGGCTTCAGGCGAAATCCAAGATCTCGGCTGATACTATAAACGACCTCTTATTCGCTGACGATTGTGCCCTCAATGCTACCTCTCAAGCAGACCTGCAACACAGCGTAGATCTGTTTTCTAGTGCCTGTAAAAACTTCGGCCTCAAAATAAACACCAAAAAGACGGAGGCTATGCATCAGCCAGCGCCTGGAAAGCCCTACACTGAAcctaacatcatcatcaatggtCAAAAACTCAATGCTGTTGACAAATTTACCTACCTTGGCAGTACTCTCTCCAGAAACGTTGTCCTCGATGACGAAGTTACCAACAGACTCGCCATAGCAAGCGCCGCATTTGGAAGGCTTCGTAAGAACGTTTGGAAAAGGAGAgggataagaacagatacaaAGATCAAAGTGTATCGTGCCGTTGTGCTGCCTACGCTACTTTACGGGTCTGAAACCTGGACTATCTACAAGCGCCATGCGATGAAGCTAAACCATTTCCACACTACCTGTCTGAGGAAAATTCTCAATGTTCGCTGGCAAGAAAAGATCCCGGATACTGAGGTCCTTGCACGTGCAGGTCTGCCCAGCATTCACACCATCCTGAAACAGTCTCAGCTCCGCTGGGCGGGGCACGTAGCTCGTATGCCTGATGAACGGCTTCCTAAGAAACTTCTGTTTGGTGAGCTTCAGCACGGAAAACGCTGCAAAGGTGGCCAGAAGAAGAGATTTAAAGACACCCTAAAACTCTCGCTGAAAGCATTCAACATCGATCACACCTCGTGGGAGCTTCTGGCACAAAACCGTCAAGGTTGGCGCCGTGTCATTCGCAACGGTGCTGAGGCATGCGAGGCAAATTGGACAGCTGCCGCAGAGGAGCGTAGAGCCGCCAGAAAGTCTCAAGATCCCAAAGCTGCAACAATACCATGCCCTCAGTGCCCCAGGCTTTTCCGTGCACAGATTGGCCTTATTAGCCATCTGCGCACCCACAAGCGTCCTTAGTCCCGCTCAGGATGACGGTGAAAATGTAAAATTTGAACACGATGGTCCTCGTCGTAGCGACGGACAAACAACACATCAGGTCAAGATTCATAAACTTGAGCACCTCTAAGTCTAGGCAGGCTTCACAACTCAACAGGGGTGTAAACTCTCCATGCACAACAAGGTACAGCAGATCTATTTTTCGGTTCTTGTACTGGGTTGGAAGGCGAACACATCCAACAGGATGAATTGCCTTGTCTGCGAGCCATCCTTTAAGAGGCTGATGAATCTTTCGTAGCGGTTGTGTAGTGATGGCCTTATATACATGATATGGCATCACATTGGCCTCTGCACCTGTATCAGCTTTGACTTTTACCTCTTTTTGTGCAATCCTAAGGGTAATCACGCTCTTCTTTGTGCTATTGGGGCTGGACACAGTCCCAAGTTCTACTGATCCAAAGTATAAGTGTGGATCACCCCCACGATCACCTTGGCCCATACTCTCAAACTGGTTTTCTTGCTCTACTGTGCTGACCGGTGTTTCTTTCTTACCCTTAAGAGGACACAACTTTGCAAAGTGTCCCTCTTGTTGGCAATTTCTACATTTCTTTCTTAAGGCAGGACAAATACTTGGTTTTGTGAAACGGTGCTGAAAACCACAAAACTTACAGGTAGGATTAGGTGCTCTCTCCTTTCCTTGAACTGGGTGTACACTCAATGGCTGCTGTGAACCAGTTGGTGAAGCAAACTTGAATTTCTGCAACTCAGCAGCTTCATAGGTTCTACAGTAATCATGGGCACTTTGGAGTGTCAAATCTGGCTTTTTTAACAACTCCCCTCTCAACTCATTCGAGAGCACCCCTCCCACAATACGATCTCTGATCAGTGAATCTCTGAGGGTCCCAAACTCACATGTCAACGATAAGCGTTTCAGCTCACTCACGAAATTGTCCATCCTCTCACCTTCTTTCTGGTTTCTTTGATTAAACACAAGGCGCTCATAGATGACGTTTCTTGCTCCCTGACAGTGTTCCTTGAACTTTCTACACACATCTTCATAAGATTCATTGCTTTCTCCTtcgttgaaaacaaaatgactaTATTCTTCAATTGCATCTGCTCCAGCACAATTGAGTAGCAAGTTCACCTTCAACTTGTCAGGTTTCTCATCCTTTCCTTTCGCCACTAGGTAAATTTCGAACTGCATAATAAATTTCCTCCAATTTTCTGAGGCTTGGGCATCCAGCACCAGTGGACCAGGAGTCCTGTGCGACTCTACTTCTGCCATAATTTCAATTCTTTTCTCGATATTCTTTACCTTGATTCTCGTTAAACTTTTACTTgacttctgacaccatgttATAAGTTCAGATCCTCACGATTATGCTTTCAATTTGTGGTTTAATTCAACTAATATTTCTCAAAATCTAAATTACAACTAACTCCGAGCTTCAACGAGGAACCAGCCCCTACGGGGGGTCCCAATCAAACATCAGgggccacagggaacccaaggaGGGCAATATACATATTACAACAGGCCAAATTTCTTCTTTGTCGAATACGAAGCCATTGTTTTATTCACTGACGGATATGAAGCGAATGG from the Nematostella vectensis chromosome 4, jaNemVect1.1, whole genome shotgun sequence genome contains:
- the LOC125561910 gene encoding uncharacterized protein K02A2.6-like; its protein translation is MAEVESHRTPGPLVLDAQASENWRKFIMQFEIYLVAKGKDEKPDKLKVNLLLNCAGADAIEEYSHFVFNEGESNESYEDVCRKFKEHCQGARNVIYERLVFNQRNQKEGERMDNFVSELKRLSLTCEFGTLRDSLIRDRIVGGVLSNELRGELLKKPDLTLQSAHDYCRTYEAAELQKFKFASPTGSQQPLSVHPVQGKERAPNPTCKFCGFQHRFTKPSICPALRKKCRNCQQEGHFAKLCPLKGKKETPVSTVEQENQFESMGQGDRGGDPHLYFGSVELGTVSSPNSTKKSVITLRIAQKEVKVKADTGAEANVMPYHVYKAITTQPLRKIHQPLKGWLADKAIHPVGCVRLPTQYKNRKIDLLYLVVHGEFTPLLSCEACLDLEVLKFMNLDLIDTPERLAEETTQGNGNKPNAELLVEDPVLSQYQDCFSNKPGRLPNKVHLEIDPSVPAVVHPPRKIPISLLEPTREKLQEMEQDGIIVKEEKHTPWVSSMLVVDKRKEKDRANPPSKDSVRICIDPRDLNKALKRPHYPMVTVEQVANRLSGATMFTTLDACSGYWQVEVDEESSKLLTFNTPWGRYRFTRLPFGISSAPEIYQREMDRLFAGVAVEIIVDDFLIHGKDISDVDRKMIAVLERSREVGLKFNPKKIKLRVPEVSYVGHVFTSEGLKPDPEKVRAISEMPPPSDKDGVQRFLGTINYLDKFIEHKADLQGPISQLTQQVAVFTWEKPQQEAFEKLKAVITHAPVLAYFDNHKQTILNVDASSTGLGAVIIQEGKPIAFGSKTLSSCEQRYANIERELLAILWGADKFHTYVYGRRVIVETDHKPLEAIFRKPLNECPPRLQRMLLKLTKYDLDVRYVPGKKQIISDCLSRAPLTDTTPVSEPEDVIGINLIENLGIENSTLKKFRDASSNDETSRVVMEYVLEGWPEDKDQVDELAREYWNYKEELSVEDGLLFKSDRIVVPRSMRAEVLEDIHGAHMGESKSLSLARDYVFWPSMTAHIKDRVRSCQICNAFRNQQQRETLHPHDLPGLPWQVVGTDLFEFAGHSYLIVVDFYSKYFEVELLRQSTAMCVVNTLKQIFARFGIPAKVISDNGPQYSNTRNIFSTTHEFKQFAEAWGFQHVTSSPEYPQSNGAAERAVQTAKRIFKKAAAENKDPFEGLLKYRNTPFDDIGVSPAQLLMSRRTRSTLPTHRRLLVPHPVDPHRVVKALAHRQASSRMSYDQHSRDLPPLEVGDKVRVRVNKDKEWCKAEVLPRSYVVEDEKGRVFRRNRRHIISVPKDTPMNPKMPVAPTYMSPQPQVVARKAQINEPPSPLKVQEDQRETEAHSPIRTRAGREVKKPQRLIEQC